A section of the Sedimentisphaera cyanobacteriorum genome encodes:
- a CDS encoding anthranilate synthase component I family protein — translation MNLDKFPNFEEFKKQFAENSVGVVCSEFLADMETPVSLFAKLYDAYEGRIFLLESVEGGDRWGKYSFIGVGVHKKVEVFAEDVVITGSQGRQKINHEGRPFDVLRRISSEYNLARISRIERMPAGLVGYMNYEMVSFFEKIPNKLGKDESIACFVIPEVIISFDNSKHTSVCAALAFKEEVSDPQKAYQQASEKVFSVRQMLQTPAVSTIAKDHGDFSVKPTCGKEEFMEKVENVKEHIAEGDIIQAVISHPFICDHRVSPLSLYRAQRYINPSPYMFFIDIDDRTLVGSSPETMVRLESDKAFLKPIAGTRKRGASQQEDRKLADELLKDEKERAEHLMLVDLGRNDLGRIAQTGTVQVTDLMIVERYSHVMHLVSNVECNIRQQKDCFDLIQAAFPAGTLSGAPKVRAMEIIGEMEEQPRGPYGGCAGYISFNGDMDMAITIRTAVVEKNKVTVQAGAGIVADSDPESEYIETVNKSMSIQRALTFIEEVMLPGSH, via the coding sequence ATGAATTTAGACAAGTTCCCTAATTTTGAAGAGTTTAAGAAGCAGTTTGCAGAAAACAGCGTTGGGGTGGTATGCTCGGAGTTTCTTGCTGATATGGAAACGCCTGTATCGCTCTTTGCCAAACTCTACGACGCCTACGAAGGCCGGATTTTCCTGCTTGAGAGCGTTGAAGGCGGAGACCGCTGGGGCAAATACAGCTTCATTGGAGTGGGCGTTCACAAGAAGGTTGAGGTGTTTGCCGAGGATGTAGTAATAACCGGCTCGCAGGGCAGGCAGAAGATTAATCATGAAGGCCGGCCTTTTGATGTTCTTCGCAGGATTTCATCGGAGTATAACCTTGCCCGCATAAGCAGGATCGAAAGGATGCCTGCCGGCCTTGTGGGGTATATGAACTACGAGATGGTGAGTTTCTTTGAGAAAATCCCAAACAAGCTCGGGAAAGATGAATCGATTGCATGCTTTGTTATTCCGGAGGTGATTATATCTTTCGATAATTCCAAACATACCTCGGTATGTGCGGCACTGGCCTTCAAGGAAGAAGTTTCTGATCCGCAGAAGGCCTATCAGCAGGCCTCGGAGAAGGTGTTCTCGGTAAGGCAGATGCTTCAAACACCTGCAGTTTCAACTATAGCCAAAGACCACGGGGATTTCTCCGTAAAGCCTACATGCGGGAAAGAAGAATTTATGGAAAAGGTTGAAAATGTTAAGGAGCATATCGCAGAGGGCGATATAATTCAGGCGGTAATCTCGCACCCGTTTATATGCGACCACCGAGTAAGCCCGCTGTCGCTTTACAGGGCTCAGCGTTATATAAACCCCTCGCCATATATGTTTTTCATTGATATAGACGATAGAACGCTTGTGGGCTCTTCGCCTGAAACTATGGTTCGGCTTGAAAGCGACAAGGCTTTTTTGAAGCCGATAGCAGGCACGCGAAAGAGAGGAGCCAGCCAGCAGGAAGACCGCAAACTCGCCGATGAACTGCTCAAAGATGAGAAGGAACGGGCAGAGCATTTGATGCTCGTTGACCTCGGGCGCAACGACCTCGGCCGAATCGCTCAGACAGGCACTGTTCAGGTAACAGACCTTATGATAGTGGAGCGTTATTCGCATGTTATGCATCTTGTATCTAATGTAGAATGCAATATCAGGCAGCAGAAAGACTGCTTCGACCTCATCCAGGCCGCCTTCCCCGCAGGCACGCTGTCAGGCGCTCCGAAGGTGCGTGCAATGGAGATTATAGGCGAGATGGAAGAACAGCCCAGAGGCCCCTACGGCGGCTGCGCAGGCTACATCTCATTCAACGGCGATATGGATATGGCCATTACAATACGAACTGCGGTTGTGGAGAAGAATAAGGTTACAGTACAGGCGGGGGCTGGGATAGTTGCAGATTCCGACCCCGAAAGCGAATACATTGAAACTGTTAATAAATCTATGTCTATCCAGCGGGCTCTAACTTTCATAGAGGAAGTTATGCTCCCGGGAAGCCATTAA
- the trpD gene encoding anthranilate phosphoribosyltransferase produces MISDVLNDLIEKKDLSRRQVAELFDQMLSGELTGSQTGALIMGLACKGVSFEELAGAASAMRSKAKKMQLTTSNHIDTCGTGGDSLGTFNISTATAFVAAGAGVSVAKHGNRSVSSKCGSADVLEAFGVNLDVEPEIVADAVDTIGIGFLFAPKFHSAMKHAAGPRKELGIRSIFNMLGPLTNPAGTRRQLLGVFAPELTEMFANALNLLGSQRAFIVHGNDGLDEISVCESTRISELNNGTVKTYELYPDIYFGSYAEPESLKGGDVQQNAEIIDDIFSGRKSPARDVVVINAAFAITAGGEAERIEEGIKIAEEVIDQGRAKDKLKELAEFA; encoded by the coding sequence ATGATATCTGATGTACTGAATGATTTAATTGAGAAGAAAGATTTATCCCGCAGGCAGGTAGCAGAGCTTTTCGACCAGATGCTCTCAGGCGAACTTACCGGCTCTCAAACAGGAGCTCTGATTATGGGTCTTGCCTGCAAGGGCGTATCGTTTGAGGAGCTGGCTGGTGCGGCATCTGCAATGCGTTCTAAGGCGAAAAAGATGCAGCTTACCACCTCAAACCATATCGACACATGCGGGACAGGCGGAGACAGCCTCGGAACATTCAATATATCCACTGCCACCGCATTCGTGGCAGCGGGAGCTGGGGTAAGCGTGGCCAAACACGGGAACAGGAGCGTATCTAGCAAATGCGGCAGCGCAGATGTGCTCGAGGCTTTCGGAGTTAATCTGGATGTGGAGCCGGAAATAGTGGCAGATGCAGTGGACACTATCGGAATAGGCTTTCTTTTTGCACCAAAGTTTCACTCGGCGATGAAGCACGCCGCAGGGCCGAGGAAAGAACTGGGAATAAGAAGCATATTTAATATGCTAGGCCCGCTTACCAACCCCGCAGGCACAAGACGCCAGCTTCTGGGCGTGTTTGCTCCGGAGCTTACAGAGATGTTCGCAAATGCTCTGAATTTGCTTGGTTCTCAGAGGGCATTTATCGTTCACGGCAATGACGGGCTCGATGAGATCTCCGTATGCGAATCAACCCGCATAAGCGAGCTTAATAACGGTACAGTGAAGACATACGAGCTTTATCCGGATATCTATTTCGGCAGCTACGCAGAGCCCGAATCGCTGAAAGGCGGGGATGTGCAGCAGAATGCTGAGATAATTGACGATATATTCTCAGGCAGAAAAAGCCCTGCAAGGGATGTTGTGGTGATAAATGCGGCATTCGCAATTACCGCAGGCGGAGAGGCCGAGAGAATAGAGGAAGGGATAAAGATTGCTGAAGAGGTTATCGATCAGGGCAGAGCCAAGGATAAACTGAAAGAACTTGCGGAGTTTGCATAA
- the trpC gene encoding indole-3-glycerol phosphate synthase TrpC translates to MKTEQRNILAEIVERRLELVAQDIQNKPIEAVKAEIDSERPKRRFFTALKQDFDAINIIAEIKRRSPSKGIIKESVDAAETAKIYEEGGACAISVLTEPDYFNGSLEDLRSVKKASTLPVLRKDFIVTEYQIYESAAANADAVLLIAGCLEDRQLSEYYHLAREIGLDVLVEIHDETELSRISDIDPRIVGINNRNLKTFETSVSNAISLASKLERYQLPVALSGINTIADVQLSKNYGISNFLIGESIMRSTSPVEFIRDLRGKQ, encoded by the coding sequence ATGAAAACAGAGCAGAGAAACATATTAGCGGAGATTGTGGAAAGAAGGCTTGAGCTCGTTGCGCAAGACATTCAAAACAAGCCGATTGAAGCGGTAAAGGCGGAGATAGATTCCGAAAGACCCAAGCGGCGATTCTTCACAGCGCTGAAGCAGGATTTCGATGCAATAAATATAATCGCCGAGATAAAACGCCGGTCGCCTTCAAAGGGAATTATCAAAGAAAGCGTAGATGCTGCTGAAACTGCGAAAATTTATGAAGAAGGCGGGGCATGCGCTATATCAGTGCTTACAGAGCCGGACTACTTCAACGGCTCGCTGGAAGACCTTCGCAGCGTTAAGAAGGCTTCTACCCTTCCGGTTCTGCGGAAGGATTTCATCGTAACAGAGTATCAGATTTATGAATCTGCCGCAGCAAACGCTGATGCAGTTCTGCTTATTGCAGGCTGCTTGGAAGACAGGCAGCTCTCGGAATACTACCACCTCGCAAGAGAAATCGGTCTTGATGTGCTTGTGGAAATCCACGACGAAACCGAGCTGAGCAGAATCTCCGATATAGACCCTCGAATCGTGGGCATAAACAACCGCAACCTCAAAACATTCGAGACCAGCGTATCCAACGCCATCTCTCTTGCATCAAAGCTTGAGAGATATCAGCTTCCGGTAGCCCTGAGCGGGATCAACACAATTGCCGACGTGCAGCTTTCAAAAAACTACGGAATATCAAATTTCCTTATTGGAGAAAGCATTATGCGGAGCACAAGTCCTGTTGAATTTATCAGAGACCTGAGGGGGAAGCAGTGA
- a CDS encoding phosphoribosylanthranilate isomerase, protein MNLSGLQVKICGLSNPNEAVRCFEYGASAVGVVFYEKSPRSVDSAQAKQVKEAAGERPVVAVTVDKSIDQIEEIHRETGINWFQLHGSETPEFAKQLQNKKLNVIKKLKAFEAAMDLITERFTGFPLLLESGSGVLPGGNAVEWNWSDSKCISGKRPFLLAGGISEENARQAISEAYPDGLDLSSAIESSPGVKDMGRVKSLFETLENVMKEIEYKRKIQRIF, encoded by the coding sequence GTGAATCTATCGGGACTGCAGGTTAAGATATGCGGGCTTTCAAATCCAAACGAGGCGGTTAGATGCTTTGAATACGGGGCATCTGCTGTGGGCGTTGTTTTCTACGAGAAGAGCCCGAGGAGCGTAGATTCAGCTCAGGCAAAGCAGGTTAAAGAAGCCGCGGGCGAAAGGCCTGTTGTGGCAGTTACTGTGGATAAAAGCATAGATCAAATCGAAGAGATTCACAGAGAAACGGGAATAAACTGGTTTCAGCTTCACGGCAGCGAGACGCCGGAATTTGCTAAGCAACTGCAAAACAAAAAGCTGAATGTAATCAAGAAGCTGAAGGCGTTTGAGGCAGCGATGGATCTGATCACCGAAAGATTCACGGGCTTCCCTCTGCTTCTGGAATCAGGCAGCGGCGTTCTCCCTGGCGGGAATGCAGTGGAATGGAACTGGAGCGATTCGAAGTGCATATCGGGGAAACGCCCGTTCCTGCTCGCCGGCGGGATAAGCGAAGAAAACGCAAGGCAGGCAATAAGCGAGGCTTACCCTGACGGGCTCGATTTAAGCAGCGCTATAGAATCAAGCCCGGGTGTTAAGGATATGGGCAGAGTGAAGAGCCTTTTTGAAACTCTTGAAAATGTGATGAAGGAAATTGAATACAAACGGAAAATACAAAGGATCTTTTAG
- a CDS encoding anthranilate synthase component II, whose translation MILLIDNYDSFTYNLEQYLRELEAETAVYRNDAVSCSEIEKMNPEAIVISPGPGRPSQAGISVEAVKNFSGKIPILGVCLGHQAIAEAFGGKIIRAGKIMHGKTSEITNDAKGIFSGFKKPFRAMRYHSLVVDRESLPEELEISAESEDGEIMGLRHKTHFTEGVQFHPESIMSPHGKRMLRNFINQAKLLTDKDGGTGRFAEALI comes from the coding sequence ATGATACTTTTAATTGATAATTACGACTCCTTCACCTACAACTTAGAGCAGTACCTCAGGGAGCTTGAGGCCGAAACTGCTGTTTACAGAAACGATGCGGTCAGCTGCTCTGAGATAGAGAAAATGAACCCCGAGGCGATAGTGATCTCTCCCGGGCCAGGGAGGCCTTCTCAGGCGGGTATATCCGTTGAAGCGGTAAAGAATTTCAGCGGGAAGATTCCAATTCTCGGGGTTTGTCTCGGTCATCAGGCAATTGCTGAGGCATTCGGAGGCAAGATAATCCGTGCGGGGAAAATTATGCACGGAAAAACCTCCGAGATAACAAACGATGCGAAGGGGATTTTCTCCGGCTTCAAAAAACCCTTCAGGGCAATGAGATACCATTCGCTTGTTGTGGACAGGGAATCGCTTCCTGAAGAGCTGGAGATATCCGCTGAGAGCGAGGACGGCGAGATTATGGGCCTTCGCCACAAAACCCACTTCACCGAGGGTGTACAGTTCCATCCGGAATCGATAATGAGTCCGCACGGAAAAAGGATGCTGCGGAATTTTATAAATCAGGCCAAACTGCTCACCGACAAAGACGGCGGGACAGGCAGATTCGCCGAGGCGTTAATTTAA